The stretch of DNA TGGCGCCGTCGATCATCGCCGCCTCCTCCAGCGAGTAGGGGATGCCGTTGAAGAACTCACGAAGCACCCAGATGCTGAACGGAAGCGCGAAGGTGAGATAGACCAGCGCGAGTCCGTACCACGTGTTCGTGAGGCCGTAGTCGTTCATCAGGATGCCGAGCGGCACCACGAGGACGATGGCGGGGAACATGTACACGAGCAGGATGGAGTTGTCGAGGAACTCCTTGCCGCGGTATTCGAACCGGGAGATGCTGTATGCCGCGAGCGTCCCGAGGACGATGGTCGTCACCGTCGCCAGCACGGAGACGATGATGCTGTTGCGGTAGTAAAAGAAGAACTCGCGGTTACTGTCCCAGAGGGCGAAGTAGTGCTGTAGCGACCACTCGCCGGGGACGATTTCCGGCGGCCGGGTGAACAGGTGCACCTCGGGTTGGAGCGAGGTGATGGCCATCCAGATCAGGGGGAACAGGGAGTAGACGAGGACGGCCGCGATCAGTCCCCACATGACGCCCCTGCCGGAGAGGACGTACAGGCGTCGCGGAACGGTGTCTCGAAGGCGCTGCTCCAGATCGTTGCTGATGTTGGTGATGCTACGCTTCAACGTCGGTCCCTCCTGCGTTGTAGTACCGTCGAAGGTACAGCAGCCCGACGGTCATCAGGATCACGAACATGACGTTCGCGATGGTCGCTGCGAAGCCGAACCGGAGGCCGGTGTAGGCTTCGATGTACGCGTAGATCGGAAGCGTCTGCGTCGAGGTGCCGGGGCCTCCACCGGTCAGCAGGTAGATCGGAGCGAACTTTCGGAACATCCAGACCGCCCGTAACAGGATGACGATCACGAGGATGTTGTACAGTTGCGGGAGCGTCACGTAGCGGAACTGCGCGACCTTGTAGGCGCCGTCGAGTTGGGCCGCCTCGTAGAGGCTCGGGGGAATCGTCTGCAAGCGAGCGAGCACCGTGATGACGACGAAGGGGGTGAACCGCCAGACCCCGAGCGCGACCGCGGAGGCCATCGCCAGGTCGTAGCCGAAAAACGAGATGGGCTCCCGAACGATGCCGGCCATGAGGAGGATGGAGTTGAAGACGCCGTAGGTGGCGTTGAAGATCCAGCGGAAGTTGAACACGGCGACGATGGTCGGCACCATGTACGGGAACAGCGCCGCCCCGCGCACCGTGTTCCGGCCGGTGAACGTCTTGTGTAACAGCAGCGCCACGCCGACACCGAGCACCAGTTGGATCGAGACGGTGCCGATAGTCCAGAGGACGTTGTTCGTCAGTGATTGCCAGAACACGTCTTGGCCGAGGAGTGTGATGTAGTTCTCGACCCCCACCCACGTGAGGCTCATGCTGAATCCACTCGTCGAGTGGAAACTCAGGTAGACCGAGTACATGAGGGGGAAGAAAACGACGGCGGCGAACACGACGAGCGTCGGGAGGATCAACAGCCACCCCAGCCGACTCTCCTCCATACGCCAGTTCAGTAGCCGGTCAGTCACCCCCCGTACCAGTCGCTTCCGTTGTCTGCGAATGGTGCTCATGGGGCTAACGACTGTCGCACCACCTATTATAATTAATGGAGGATCGAATCCGGACGGCGACGGCGTCGCCGCCGCCACGTGGCATCGAACGTCCGAGGCCCGCGGGCGCACGGCCAAGGGTATAACTCGACGACTCGTGACGCCAGCGTCGTCGACGACGAACACACGCCGGTAAGGGTCGCGGGGAAACGAGCAGTGGTCATCGGTGGGACGAGCGGCGCCGGACGGGCGATTGCCCGTGGGTTCGCGGCCGACGGCGCGGACGTGGTCACGTCGAGTCGGAGCGCGGACGACGTGGCCGAAACCGCCGCCGGCCTCCGTAGCCTCGGCGCCGAGACGATCGAACAGTCCTGCGACGTGACGGATCGCGGGTCGCTCGTCGACCTGCGCGACGCGACCATCGACGCTCTCGGCCGGATCGACGTGCCGGTCACCTCCCAGAGTTACATCGCCCAGTCGAACCTGACCACGGGCGCCGAGGCGGAGCGGCAGGCGGTGTTCGACGTACAGCTGGACGGCACCTATCGCGCCGTGCAGATCTTCGCGGAGCGGATGGACCAAGGGGCGATCATCCCTATCTCCTCCATCTCGAACGGCCTCTCCGTCCCGAACCTCGTGCCGTACACGGCGGCGGAACTCGGACCGGAGATCCGGGTGAACGCGATCCGGCCCGGCTTCGTCCGGACCGACCAGACCGGGGGCACCTACGACGGGGGGGACGGATCGACACGCGAAGCTCGTCCGTCGGACGACGACCGGTCGGCTCGCCGATCCGGAAGGGATGGTGGGCGTAGCGATCTATCTCGCTAGCGACCCCGCCAGCTACACGAACGGGAGCGTCCTCACGGTGGACGACGGGTTCACGACGGGCGCGTTCGGCG from Haloplanus salinus encodes:
- a CDS encoding carbohydrate ABC transporter permease, which produces MKRSITNISNDLEQRLRDTVPRRLYVLSGRGVMWGLIAAVLVYSLFPLIWMAITSLQPEVHLFTRPPEIVPGEWSLQHYFALWDSNREFFFYYRNSIIVSVLATVTTIVLGTLAAYSISRFEYRGKEFLDNSILLVYMFPAIVLVVPLGILMNDYGLTNTWYGLALVYLTFALPFSIWVLREFFNGIPYSLEEAAMIDGASRMQAFVYVVLPNALPGIIATAIFTWSLAWNDFLYASVIMSENNMQTLPVGLNQMLNSANPPWGQFMAANTLVTIPVLLLYIVVQDYLVEGFGAGGVKG
- a CDS encoding SDR family NAD(P)-dependent oxidoreductase, encoding MVIGGTSGAGRAIARGFAADGADVVTSSRSADDVAETAAGLRSLGAETIEQSCDVTDRGSLVDLRDATIDALGRIDVPVTSQSYIAQSNLTTGAEAERQAVFDVQLDGTYRAVQIFAERMDQGAIIPISSISNGLSVPNLVPYTAAELGPEIRVNAIRPGFVRTDQTGGTYDGGDGSTREARPSDDDRSARRSGRDGGRSDLSR
- a CDS encoding carbohydrate ABC transporter permease, coding for MSTIRRQRKRLVRGVTDRLLNWRMEESRLGWLLILPTLVVFAAVVFFPLMYSVYLSFHSTSGFSMSLTWVGVENYITLLGQDVFWQSLTNNVLWTIGTVSIQLVLGVGVALLLHKTFTGRNTVRGAALFPYMVPTIVAVFNFRWIFNATYGVFNSILLMAGIVREPISFFGYDLAMASAVALGVWRFTPFVVITVLARLQTIPPSLYEAAQLDGAYKVAQFRYVTLPQLYNILVIVILLRAVWMFRKFAPIYLLTGGGPGTSTQTLPIYAYIEAYTGLRFGFAATIANVMFVILMTVGLLYLRRYYNAGGTDVEA